CCAGGGTTCCAGAATCTGGTTGATGGTGCCCAGGGTCAGCCCGGCTACCAGGGTGCCCCACAGGTTACCCACGCCGCCGAACACCACCACCATGAAGGAATCGATGATGTAGTTCTGGCCCAGGTTGGGCCCCACGTTGGTGATCTGGGACAACGCCACACCCGCCAGCCCGGCCACGCCGGAGCCCAGGGCGAAGGTCATGATGTCCACCTTGGTGGCCTTGATGCCCATGGAGCGGGCCATGGCGCGGTTTTGGGTAACGGCGCGCACTTCCAGGCCCAGGCGGGTTCTGCGCATGATCAGCATCAGCCCGGCGAACACCACCAGGGCAAAGCCGATCACGTACAGGCGGTTGAGGGTGAGGGACAATGCCTCGTTGATCATGATGGAGCCGCTCATCCATTCCGGGGTAACCACGGTGCGGTTGAGCGGGGAAATCACAGTGCGCACCAGTTGCTGCAGAATCAGGCTGATGCCAAAGGTGGCAAGCAGGGTTTCCAGCGGGCGGCCTTTGAGGTGTTGGATCACGCTGCGCTCGATGATGATGCCCGCCAGCGCGGCCACCATGAACCCGGCGGGGATGGACAGAATCAGCGCCAGGCCCGGTTGGCCGGGAAACAGTTGCTGCATGCCCCAGGTGGTGTAGGCACCCAGCATGATCAGTTCACCATGGGCCATGTTGATTACGCCCATCACCCCGAAGGTGATGGCCAGGCCGATGGCGGCCAGTACCAGTACGGAACCAAGGGAGAGGCCGAAGTACAGGGTTTCGGCGGCGCGGTTCATTTTCAGCTTCTGTTCAATGCTGGCCAGGGCTTTTTCGGCGGCCGCGGCGATGGCCGGGTCGTCACTGCTGGCCGCGTTATTCAAAGCAGCCCGCACGCGGGAGTTCAGGCTGCCAGAGAGTTGTTCGATGGCGTTGATGTCGCCTTGTTCCAGTTGGTGGATGG
The window above is part of the Marinobacter sp. THAF197a genome. Proteins encoded here:
- the urtB gene encoding urea ABC transporter permease subunit UrtB → MSIFRLLAGLALAWCLALGPAVATAQVQDDTAQTLLQRLAEANNAEKSKVLKQIAESGDERARSWLEAFAGGRLATVKSSGDVVLVTSNTGRNWQVASAVTGDSMGEMSRRELDSIRVNNALRSQVEGILSVVDLTVADHRTRRAAARHLLGRVDAVTAPLIEERLEVEENDRVRDLLANALAIHQLEQGDINAIEQLSGSLNSRVRAALNNAASSDDPAIAAAAEKALASIEQKLKMNRAAETLYFGLSLGSVLVLAAIGLAITFGVMGVINMAHGELIMLGAYTTWGMQQLFPGQPGLALILSIPAGFMVAALAGIIIERSVIQHLKGRPLETLLATFGISLILQQLVRTVISPLNRTVVTPEWMSGSIMINEALSLTLNRLYVIGFALVVFAGLMLIMRRTRLGLEVRAVTQNRAMARSMGIKATKVDIMTFALGSGVAGLAGVALSQITNVGPNLGQNYIIDSFMVVVFGGVGNLWGTLVAGLTLGTINQILEPWAGAVLAKIMVLVLIILFIQKRPRGLFPQKGRAAEG